In Amycolatopsis solani, a single window of DNA contains:
- a CDS encoding NAD-dependent epimerase/dehydratase family protein: MRVLVLGGDGYLGWPTALHLSDKGHEVAVLDNFARRGYDDELGVESLVPIESLKDRIAAWHEVSGREIANYEGDLLDAEFLFGAVREFAPDAIVHYAEQRSAPYSMIDREHATYTQHNNVVGTLNLLYAIAEIDPAIHLVKLGTMGEYGTPNIDIEEGWLDLEHNGRKDRVLFPKRPGSFYHLTKVHDSHNIEFTCRAWGLRATDLNQGVVYGQQTPQTALDARLATRFDYDAVFGTVLNRFVIQAVLGQPLTVYGKGAQTRGLIDIRDTVECIRLAVENPASPGEFRVFNQMTESLSVAAIADLVADRFPGPVQIEHLENPRTEALEHYYNVKHTGLVELGLEPHLLSDTLIESMFDIVGANKHRVNPEKLRPTVRWRGALKG, encoded by the coding sequence ATGCGGGTGCTGGTTCTCGGCGGTGACGGATATCTGGGCTGGCCGACCGCGCTGCACTTATCGGACAAAGGCCACGAGGTGGCCGTTCTCGACAATTTCGCCCGCCGCGGCTACGACGACGAACTCGGCGTCGAAAGCCTGGTCCCGATCGAATCGCTGAAAGACCGGATCGCGGCCTGGCACGAAGTCTCCGGACGCGAGATCGCGAACTACGAAGGCGACCTGCTGGACGCGGAGTTCCTGTTCGGCGCGGTGCGCGAGTTCGCACCCGACGCCATCGTCCACTACGCCGAGCAGCGGTCGGCGCCGTATTCCATGATCGACCGCGAACACGCGACGTACACGCAGCACAACAATGTCGTCGGGACGCTGAACCTGCTCTACGCGATCGCGGAGATCGACCCCGCCATCCACCTCGTCAAACTGGGGACGATGGGCGAATACGGCACGCCGAACATCGACATCGAAGAAGGCTGGCTCGACCTCGAGCACAACGGGCGCAAGGACCGCGTGCTGTTCCCGAAACGGCCGGGATCGTTCTACCACCTGACCAAGGTGCACGATTCGCACAACATCGAATTCACGTGCCGCGCCTGGGGGCTGCGGGCCACGGACCTCAACCAGGGCGTCGTGTACGGCCAGCAGACGCCGCAGACCGCGCTGGACGCGCGGCTGGCCACCCGGTTCGACTACGACGCGGTGTTCGGCACGGTGCTGAACCGGTTCGTCATCCAGGCCGTGCTGGGCCAGCCGCTGACCGTGTACGGCAAGGGTGCGCAGACCCGCGGCCTGATCGACATCCGCGACACCGTCGAGTGCATCCGCCTGGCCGTGGAAAACCCTGCTTCGCCCGGCGAATTCCGGGTGTTCAACCAGATGACGGAGAGCCTGTCGGTGGCCGCGATCGCCGACCTCGTCGCCGACCGGTTCCCCGGCCCGGTGCAGATCGAGCACCTGGAGAACCCCCGCACCGAGGCGCTGGAGCACTACTACAACGTCAAGCACACCGGGCTGGTCGAGCTGGGGCTGGAGCCGCACCTGCTGTCGGACACGCTGATCGAGTCGATGTTCGACATCGTCGGCGCCAACAAGCACCGGGTGAACCCGGAGAAGCTGCGCCCGACCGTGCGCTGGCGGGGCGCGCTGAAGGGGTAG
- a CDS encoding nuclear transport factor 2 family protein, with the protein MNDVRGLVEQYIAVWNETDGDKRRALIADVFAGDAGYTDPLGAVAGHDGIDQFVGGAQQQFAGLTFSLPAAPDAHHDLARFQWHLGTPGAEPVAIGFDVVELRDGKIAAVHGFLDKMPG; encoded by the coding sequence ATGAACGACGTCCGCGGCCTCGTCGAGCAGTACATCGCCGTCTGGAACGAGACCGATGGGGACAAGCGCCGCGCGCTCATCGCCGACGTCTTCGCCGGCGACGCCGGCTACACCGATCCGCTCGGTGCCGTCGCCGGGCACGACGGGATCGACCAGTTCGTCGGCGGGGCGCAGCAGCAGTTCGCCGGGCTCACCTTCAGCCTGCCCGCGGCGCCCGACGCGCACCACGACCTCGCGCGGTTCCAGTGGCACCTCGGCACGCCCGGGGCCGAGCCGGTCGCCATCGGGTTCGACGTCGTCGAACTCCGGGACGGGAAGATCGCCGCGGTGCACGGCTTCCTCGACAAGATGCCCGGGTGA
- a CDS encoding helix-turn-helix domain-containing protein — protein sequence MTTTVQAAARQRPVGELLREWRDRRRISQLDLAISADVSTRHLSFVETGRSKPSRDMVLRLGEHLEVPLRERNRLLLAAGYAPAYTENALGDPELDAVRQAVRQLLAGHEPYPAAVVDRNWDLVDANASIGLFVAGIAPELTTNVLRATLHPEGMAPHILNLGEWRAHLLGRLRRQVGQTADAGLADLLDELRGYPCDQPVPEVEVPGPGDIFVPLKFRHEGTDLTFFSTVATFGTPLDVTVAELVIESFYPADPATAAHLRERAATVG from the coding sequence GTGACGACTACGGTGCAGGCGGCCGCGCGGCAGCGGCCGGTGGGTGAGCTGCTGCGGGAATGGCGGGACCGGCGGCGGATCAGCCAGCTCGACCTGGCGATCTCGGCGGACGTTTCCACCCGCCACCTGAGCTTCGTGGAAACCGGCCGGTCCAAACCGAGCCGGGACATGGTGCTGCGGCTCGGGGAGCACCTCGAGGTTCCGCTCCGGGAGCGCAACCGGCTGCTCCTCGCCGCCGGGTACGCGCCCGCCTACACCGAGAACGCCTTGGGGGACCCGGAGCTGGACGCCGTGCGCCAGGCCGTCCGGCAGCTGCTCGCCGGGCACGAGCCGTACCCGGCCGCCGTCGTCGACCGGAACTGGGACCTCGTCGACGCCAACGCGAGCATCGGGCTCTTCGTCGCCGGGATCGCGCCGGAGCTGACCACCAACGTGCTGCGCGCGACCCTGCACCCCGAAGGCATGGCGCCGCACATCCTGAACCTGGGGGAGTGGCGCGCGCACCTGCTGGGCCGGCTGCGCCGCCAGGTCGGGCAGACCGCGGACGCCGGGCTCGCCGACCTCCTCGACGAGCTGCGCGGGTACCCCTGCGACCAGCCGGTGCCCGAGGTGGAGGTCCCTGGACCGGGTGACATCTTCGTGCCGCTGAAGTTCCGCCACGAGGGCACCGACCTGACGTTCTTCAGCACGGTCGCCACGTTCGGCACCCCGCTGGACGTCACCGTGGCGGAACTGGTGATCGAGTCGTTCTACCCGGCCGACCCGGCGACGGCGGCACATCTGCGCGAGCGGGCCGCGACGGTGGGATGA
- a CDS encoding aldo/keto reductase, which yields MAVPPSLALSDGVRIPQLLFGVAGLSAAETGRAVRIALDTGYRGIDTTPGTEEAVGAALAGADVPREELFVSFKVPAQGYDAARRAADQALAALQLEQVDLCLLDGTKGAFPDTWRALSRLRADGRVRSLGVAGFGVAELRRLIDATGSVPAVNQVELHPWLQQVPLREFHAERGIVTAASSPAANAGLLADETVTALAAKYGKTPAQIVLRWHLQAGTVAVAASATTTRTREQFGIFDFELADDDVDVVAELDNGTRV from the coding sequence ATGGCCGTCCCGCCTTCGCTCGCCCTGTCCGACGGAGTCCGCATCCCCCAGCTGCTGTTCGGCGTCGCGGGGCTGTCCGCGGCCGAAACCGGCCGGGCCGTCCGCATCGCCCTCGACACCGGCTACCGCGGCATCGACACCACGCCCGGCACCGAGGAGGCCGTCGGCGCGGCCCTCGCCGGTGCGGACGTGCCCCGCGAAGAACTGTTCGTCAGCTTCAAGGTGCCCGCCCAGGGCTACGACGCCGCCCGCCGCGCCGCCGACCAGGCACTGGCCGCGCTGCAGCTCGAGCAGGTGGACCTGTGCCTCCTGGACGGCACGAAGGGCGCGTTCCCCGACACCTGGCGCGCGCTGAGCCGCTTGCGCGCCGACGGGCGCGTCCGGTCGCTCGGCGTGGCCGGCTTCGGCGTCGCCGAACTGCGCCGGCTGATCGACGCGACCGGGTCGGTCCCCGCCGTCAACCAGGTCGAGCTGCACCCGTGGCTGCAGCAGGTGCCGCTGCGCGAGTTCCACGCCGAGCGGGGCATCGTCACTGCCGCGTCGAGCCCGGCCGCGAACGCGGGGCTGCTGGCCGACGAGACGGTCACCGCGCTCGCGGCGAAGTACGGCAAGACGCCGGCCCAGATCGTGCTCCGGTGGCACCTGCAGGCCGGCACGGTCGCGGTGGCGGCGTCGGCCACCACCACCCGCACCCGCGAGCAGTTCGGGATCTTCGACTTCGAGCTCGCCGACGACGACGTCGACGTGGTCGCCGAACTCGACAACGGCACGCGCGTCTAG
- a CDS encoding substrate-binding domain-containing protein: MNRRGRSGAQPNAATGAHPAAGREEPSVSRRGEASGNYPITARREPPSRRGEASGAYPAANKTKSAAPRANRRAESAAERTEVITRPDEGDYPAAEASDSSRTLTRTESTRAKRRTDTTETGENTAPPRRSESTGSHRTVGKGDATGSHRIVGKKAPRRRIATWPIACLVLAALIGLGIVGWNWADSELNNRAEAQAASCSGGTSHMRVVVTPSVQKPLTAAAERWNQAATVVHGQCVHVMIEAKPSSQVLDALVGRANLDSIGGLPAAWLPESSYWVSELTTKKPEMIGSAAQSVANARSADYPFIGLSGQGVDDTLLRAAQTFREYLEQPAQQADFAAAGIKST, from the coding sequence GTGAACCGTCGCGGACGCTCCGGCGCGCAGCCGAACGCCGCCACCGGTGCGCACCCCGCCGCCGGGCGCGAGGAGCCCTCCGTCTCGCGGCGCGGGGAAGCCTCCGGCAACTACCCGATCACCGCCCGGCGCGAACCGCCCTCCCGCCGCGGTGAAGCCTCCGGTGCCTACCCGGCCGCGAACAAGACCAAGTCCGCCGCCCCCCGCGCCAACCGGCGGGCCGAAAGCGCCGCCGAGCGCACCGAGGTCATCACCCGGCCCGACGAAGGCGACTACCCCGCCGCCGAGGCGAGCGACTCCTCCCGGACCCTCACCCGGACCGAGAGCACCCGCGCCAAGCGGCGCACCGACACCACCGAGACCGGCGAAAACACCGCCCCGCCCCGCCGCAGCGAGAGCACCGGCTCGCACCGGACCGTCGGTAAAGGCGACGCCACCGGCTCGCACCGGATCGTCGGCAAGAAGGCTCCGCGCCGCCGGATCGCCACCTGGCCGATCGCCTGCCTCGTGCTCGCCGCCCTCATCGGGCTCGGCATCGTCGGGTGGAACTGGGCCGACAGCGAGCTCAACAACCGCGCCGAGGCGCAGGCCGCCAGCTGCTCCGGTGGTACTTCGCACATGCGGGTCGTCGTCACGCCGAGCGTGCAGAAGCCGCTGACCGCCGCGGCCGAGCGGTGGAACCAGGCCGCCACCGTCGTGCACGGGCAGTGCGTGCACGTGATGATCGAGGCCAAGCCGTCGTCGCAGGTCCTCGACGCGCTGGTGGGACGGGCCAACCTGGACTCCATCGGCGGGCTCCCGGCCGCCTGGCTGCCCGAGTCGTCGTACTGGGTGAGCGAGCTGACCACCAAGAAGCCCGAGATGATCGGCTCCGCCGCGCAGTCCGTGGCCAACGCCCGCTCCGCGGACTACCCGTTCATCGGCCTCTCCGGCCAGGGCGTCGACGACACCCTGCTGCGCGCCGCCCAGACGTTCCGCGAGTACCTCGAGCAGCCCGCCCAGCAGGCCGACTTCGCCGCCGCCGGGATCAAGTCGACCTAG
- a CDS encoding 3-methyladenine DNA glycosylase — MTEVLAEPDWLAREAAHTERMRRWTDPHQERRSRGEKHPVLDFLFTYYSYRPSHLERWQPGPGVALAGPAAARFLDRKGYVSTPDGVVLDPAGFTPGKAKTAEFVLGLLTATASRAPRLSCFGLHEWAMVYREPADSVRHDQVPLRLGSAGTDAVVESLDIRCGHFDAFRFFTAPARPRNELTPSRETQVSLEQPGCLHANMDLFKWAYKLDPFVPAELVADCFELAADIRALDMRASPYDLAALGYPPVRVETAEGRAEYARAQASFARRAAPVRHRLIAHCHRLVRGAP; from the coding sequence ATGACCGAAGTACTCGCCGAGCCGGACTGGCTGGCCCGGGAGGCGGCGCACACCGAGCGGATGCGGCGGTGGACCGACCCGCATCAGGAGCGCCGATCGCGCGGCGAAAAGCACCCGGTGCTGGACTTCCTGTTCACGTACTACTCGTACCGGCCGTCCCACCTGGAGCGGTGGCAGCCCGGGCCCGGCGTCGCGCTCGCCGGGCCCGCGGCGGCGCGCTTCCTGGACCGCAAGGGCTACGTCTCGACGCCCGACGGCGTCGTGCTCGACCCCGCGGGGTTCACCCCGGGCAAGGCCAAGACGGCGGAGTTCGTCCTGGGCCTGCTGACCGCGACGGCGTCCCGCGCGCCCCGGCTGAGCTGCTTCGGCCTGCACGAGTGGGCGATGGTCTACCGCGAGCCCGCCGACTCGGTGCGGCACGACCAGGTACCGCTGCGGCTGGGTTCGGCGGGCACCGACGCCGTCGTGGAGTCGCTGGACATCCGCTGCGGGCACTTCGACGCGTTTCGCTTCTTCACCGCCCCCGCGCGGCCGCGCAACGAGCTGACGCCGTCGAGGGAGACGCAGGTCTCCTTGGAACAGCCCGGGTGCCTGCACGCGAACATGGACCTGTTCAAGTGGGCGTACAAGCTGGACCCGTTCGTGCCGGCCGAGCTGGTGGCGGACTGCTTCGAGCTGGCGGCGGACATTCGCGCGCTCGACATGCGCGCGAGCCCGTACGACCTGGCCGCGCTCGGCTACCCGCCGGTGCGCGTAGAGACGGCCGAGGGACGGGCCGAATACGCCCGCGCACAAGCCTCGTTCGCCCGCCGGGCGGCGCCGGTGCGTCATCGCCTGATTGCGCATTGCCATCGCCTGGTCAGGGGAGCACCCTGA
- a CDS encoding hemolysin family protein — protein sequence MSDWLNIALVVVLLLANAFFVGAEFTLISSRRDRLEALLEQGKTRAKIVINASKHVSLMLAGAQLGITICSLLLGRLGEPAIAHRLSAFFDLLGLPEALLHAVSFAIALAFITVLHVLIGEMVPKNLAIAEPERLALWLVPVHVAWVKVANPFIWLLNFVANSLLRAVKVEPKDELETAYTSDELAELLSESRREGLLDQSEHRRLAQTLSSVQKTVADVLVPTAELTTLPCAPTLGDVELAVSSTGFSRFPVCTDDGRLTGYIHVKDVLDLAGQDPATLVPPGKTRQLTELRADARLDVALSAMRKEGSHLARALDTSGSAVGVVALEDLVEEYVGTVRDGTHVGA from the coding sequence GTGAGCGACTGGCTGAACATCGCCCTCGTCGTGGTCCTGCTGCTGGCCAACGCCTTCTTCGTCGGCGCGGAGTTCACGCTGATCTCGTCGCGGCGGGACAGGCTCGAGGCGCTCCTGGAGCAGGGCAAGACACGCGCGAAGATCGTCATCAACGCGAGCAAGCACGTCTCGCTCATGCTCGCCGGCGCGCAGCTGGGCATCACCATCTGCTCGCTGCTGCTCGGCCGGCTCGGCGAGCCCGCGATCGCGCACCGGCTGTCGGCGTTCTTCGACCTGCTGGGCCTGCCCGAGGCCCTGCTGCACGCGGTCTCGTTCGCCATCGCGCTGGCGTTCATCACCGTGCTGCACGTGCTGATCGGCGAGATGGTGCCGAAGAACCTCGCCATCGCCGAGCCCGAGCGGCTCGCGCTGTGGCTGGTCCCGGTGCACGTCGCCTGGGTGAAGGTGGCCAACCCGTTCATCTGGCTGCTGAACTTCGTCGCGAACTCGCTGCTGCGCGCGGTGAAGGTCGAGCCGAAGGACGAGCTGGAGACGGCCTACACCTCCGACGAGCTGGCCGAGCTGCTCAGCGAGTCGCGCCGGGAGGGGCTGCTCGACCAGTCCGAGCACCGGCGGCTCGCGCAGACGCTGTCTTCGGTGCAGAAGACGGTCGCGGACGTGCTGGTGCCCACCGCGGAGCTGACGACGCTGCCGTGCGCGCCGACGCTCGGCGACGTCGAGCTGGCGGTGTCCTCGACCGGCTTCTCGCGGTTCCCGGTCTGCACCGACGACGGGCGCCTGACCGGCTACATCCACGTCAAGGACGTCCTCGACCTGGCCGGGCAGGACCCGGCGACGCTCGTGCCGCCCGGCAAGACGCGCCAGCTCACCGAGCTGCGCGCCGACGCCCGCCTCGACGTCGCCCTGTCCGCGATGCGCAAGGAAGGCAGCCACCTGGCGCGGGCCCTCGACACGAGCGGCAGCGCCGTCGGCGTCGTCGCGCTCGAGGACCTGGTGGAGGAGTACGTCGGCACGGTCCGCGACGGCACGCACGTGGGCGCATGA
- a CDS encoding hemolysin family protein yields the protein MIQILFAVLGVLLFVLLTVGTGLAVAAEFSLTALERSTVDANVRQVGDRRALTVQKAHRTLSFQLSGAQVAITLTTLITGYLAEPLIGELVRPLLIGVGLPEGFASGASVVLALVLATSLSMILGEMVPKNLAIARPLPTARAVAGYHSRFSALFRWLITLMNNSANFLVRKFGVEPQEELRSARSPQELGSIVRSSAESGTLDTSTAELLDRSLRFGERTAEELMTPRVQLESLSVDDSVDDLIELSRRTGFSRFPVHAEDLDDVRGAVHVKQAFAVSAADRSAVPIGSVMRPVPTVPESLPGDDLLNRLRDSRFQLAIVVDEYGGTAGLVTLEDVVEEIIGDVRDEHDDREAPASQQVGSDSWLVSGQLRPDEVTDVTGFRMPDGDYETIAGLILERLGKIPAEGDATEVDGWRLTVTTMDKRRIAEVEVAPVRVPAEAPVPEVVS from the coding sequence ATGATCCAGATCCTCTTCGCCGTGCTCGGCGTCCTCCTCTTCGTCCTGCTGACGGTCGGCACCGGGCTCGCCGTCGCGGCCGAGTTCTCGCTGACCGCGCTGGAACGCAGCACGGTCGACGCCAACGTGCGCCAGGTCGGCGACCGCCGGGCCCTGACCGTCCAAAAAGCCCACCGGACGCTCTCGTTCCAGCTCTCCGGCGCCCAGGTCGCGATCACGCTCACCACGCTGATCACCGGTTACCTGGCCGAGCCGCTGATCGGCGAGCTCGTCCGGCCGCTGCTGATCGGCGTCGGGCTCCCGGAGGGGTTCGCCTCGGGGGCGTCGGTCGTGCTCGCCCTGGTCCTGGCCACCTCGCTGTCGATGATCCTCGGCGAAATGGTGCCGAAGAACCTCGCCATCGCCCGGCCGCTGCCGACCGCGCGCGCCGTCGCCGGTTACCACTCGCGGTTCTCGGCGCTGTTCCGCTGGCTCATCACGCTGATGAACAACAGCGCGAACTTCCTGGTCCGCAAGTTCGGCGTCGAGCCGCAGGAAGAGCTGCGGTCCGCGCGCTCGCCGCAGGAGCTGGGCTCGATCGTGCGCTCCAGCGCCGAGAGCGGCACGCTCGACACGTCGACCGCGGAGCTGCTGGACCGCTCGCTGCGGTTCGGCGAGCGCACCGCGGAGGAGCTCATGACGCCGCGGGTGCAGCTCGAATCGCTCAGCGTCGACGACAGCGTCGACGACCTCATCGAGCTCTCGCGCCGCACCGGTTTCTCGCGGTTCCCGGTGCACGCCGAGGACCTCGACGACGTCCGCGGCGCCGTGCACGTCAAGCAGGCCTTCGCCGTCTCGGCCGCGGACCGGTCGGCGGTGCCGATCGGCTCGGTGATGCGGCCGGTGCCGACTGTGCCGGAGTCCCTGCCCGGCGACGACCTGCTCAATCGGCTGCGTGATTCGCGCTTCCAGCTGGCGATCGTCGTCGACGAGTACGGCGGCACGGCCGGGCTGGTCACCCTGGAGGACGTCGTCGAGGAGATCATCGGCGACGTCCGCGACGAGCACGACGACCGCGAGGCGCCCGCGTCGCAGCAGGTCGGCAGCGACAGCTGGCTGGTGTCCGGCCAGCTGCGCCCGGACGAGGTCACCGACGTCACCGGGTTCCGGATGCCGGACGGCGATTACGAAACCATCGCCGGGCTGATCCTCGAGCGGCTGGGCAAGATCCCCGCCGAGGGTGACGCCACCGAAGTCGACGGCTGGCGGCTCACCGTCACCACCATGGACAAGCGGCGGATCGCCGAGGTCGAAGTGGCCCCGGTCCGCGTCCCCGCGGAAGCCCCGGTACCCGAGGTGGTCTCGTGA
- a CDS encoding TetR/AcrR family transcriptional regulator, producing the protein MPRVSQDHLDARRRQILDGSRVCFARYGYEGATVRRLEEATGLSRGAIFHHFRDKESLFLALAEDDAVRMADVVAEQGLVQVMRDLLAGGDHPADWLGTRLEVSRRLRTDPEFRGRWAERSEQLTTATRLRLLRQRDAGKLRDDVDVDVLTAFLELVLEGLVSHLAMGLPAAGLGPVLDLVEETVRRHRQTTT; encoded by the coding sequence ATGCCACGCGTAAGCCAGGATCACCTCGACGCACGCCGGCGCCAGATCCTCGACGGCTCCCGCGTCTGCTTCGCGCGCTACGGCTACGAAGGTGCCACAGTCCGGCGGCTGGAGGAAGCCACCGGGCTGTCGCGCGGGGCGATTTTCCACCACTTCCGCGACAAGGAGTCGCTCTTCCTCGCTCTAGCCGAGGACGATGCCGTCCGGATGGCCGACGTCGTCGCCGAGCAGGGGCTCGTGCAGGTGATGCGGGACCTGCTCGCCGGGGGTGATCACCCGGCCGACTGGCTCGGGACGCGGCTCGAAGTGAGCCGGCGGCTGCGGACCGATCCCGAATTCCGCGGGCGGTGGGCCGAGCGGTCCGAACAGCTCACCACCGCCACCCGGCTGCGGCTGCTGCGCCAGCGCGACGCCGGGAAGCTGCGCGACGACGTCGACGTCGACGTCCTCACCGCTTTCCTCGAGCTCGTCCTCGAAGGACTCGTATCCCACCTGGCCATGGGCCTGCCCGCCGCCGGCCTGGGTCCGGTGCTCGACCTCGTCGAGGAAACCGTGCGCCGGCACCGGCAGACGACGACATGA
- a CDS encoding DUF3558 domain-containing protein, translated as MRLQIRVAAVAVASVLTLAGCTSEKPGTATPVPSGSPSSSASSNPDVPKVSTPLDPSKYLSEPCTIVPASALSALKFTDPGTAQQRDEGLGAAGPSCGWQIRGVGQSMVVIIATGNRDRGAGGLAGLYTAHETGQFPFLEPAPEVEGYPAVYVDKRDRRPIGNCSLDVGIADDLVLAVHSGGYEGADDSCAAAQQVAAAIITTLKGA; from the coding sequence GTGCGCCTGCAGATCCGCGTCGCGGCTGTCGCCGTCGCGTCCGTGCTGACACTCGCCGGTTGCACCTCGGAGAAGCCGGGGACGGCGACGCCGGTGCCGAGTGGATCACCGTCGTCCAGTGCGTCGTCCAACCCGGACGTCCCGAAGGTTTCGACCCCGCTGGACCCGTCGAAGTACCTCTCGGAGCCCTGCACGATCGTCCCGGCTTCGGCGCTGTCCGCGCTGAAGTTCACGGACCCGGGAACGGCCCAGCAACGAGACGAGGGGCTCGGCGCGGCCGGGCCGAGCTGCGGCTGGCAGATCCGGGGCGTGGGCCAGAGCATGGTGGTCATCATCGCCACGGGCAACCGCGACCGGGGTGCCGGCGGCTTGGCCGGGCTGTACACGGCGCACGAGACCGGGCAGTTCCCGTTCCTGGAGCCCGCTCCCGAGGTCGAGGGCTACCCGGCGGTCTACGTCGACAAGCGTGACCGGCGGCCGATCGGCAACTGCAGTCTCGACGTCGGGATCGCCGACGACCTCGTGCTCGCCGTGCACTCCGGGGGGTACGAAGGCGCCGATGATTCCTGTGCCGCGGCCCAGCAGGTGGCGGCCGCGATCATCACCACACTCAAGGGGGCATGA
- a CDS encoding WXG100 family type VII secretion target, with protein MDGKQIYDNFRQGNTTGLRTAADEVANLSNAYMDRAQGIKSLQDRMKSAWTGSSADAANAGAGPLEQAFAETAAPLDVTKASVDTQAAVFDNSSNAVVEIPPKPDKPNPWTTGLKAAIPVAGPFMAADDIDNYQQGMAKYNAANETNVRVMDQYSNATSSTRAILPTDYGVLESDGAAIAVNTPEGPGRIVEPTDKNKWYPEGPGGDPGGDGRTSTTSVDPGRTGGTDRPGGTDRPGGTDRPGGTDRPGGTDRPGGTDIPGDDTHTTGTGRPSTPTPRPGQTTERPGGTPPGTGGTDFYPTNTGGGGGQNYSNTFGNDPTSGGRGPTSGNAGSRLLDSNGRPISGAGSGGTGGGSGAAGERGLGSGRGSGMGGLGNAAAAEAAAARSAGGRGGQMGPMGPGGRRGEGEEDDEHQRPDFLIEADPDAIFGTDQRTSPPVIGE; from the coding sequence GTGGACGGCAAGCAGATCTACGACAACTTCAGGCAGGGCAACACGACCGGCCTGCGCACCGCCGCCGACGAGGTCGCCAACCTCTCCAACGCCTACATGGACCGGGCGCAGGGCATCAAGTCCCTGCAGGACCGCATGAAGAGCGCCTGGACCGGGAGCTCGGCCGACGCCGCCAACGCCGGCGCCGGCCCGCTCGAGCAGGCCTTCGCCGAGACCGCCGCCCCGCTCGACGTCACCAAGGCGTCCGTCGACACGCAGGCCGCCGTCTTCGACAACTCCAGCAACGCCGTCGTCGAGATCCCGCCCAAGCCGGACAAGCCGAACCCCTGGACCACCGGCCTCAAGGCCGCCATCCCCGTCGCCGGTCCGTTCATGGCCGCGGACGACATCGACAACTACCAGCAGGGCATGGCCAAGTACAACGCGGCCAACGAGACCAACGTCCGCGTCATGGACCAGTACAGCAACGCCACCAGCAGCACCCGGGCGATCCTGCCCACCGACTACGGCGTGCTCGAGTCCGACGGTGCCGCCATCGCCGTGAACACCCCGGAGGGGCCCGGCCGGATCGTCGAGCCGACCGACAAGAACAAGTGGTACCCCGAAGGCCCGGGCGGCGACCCCGGCGGTGACGGCCGCACCTCGACGACGAGCGTCGATCCCGGGCGTACCGGGGGCACCGATCGGCCGGGCGGTACCGACCGGCCCGGGGGGACCGATCGGCCGGGTGGCACGGACCGGCCCGGGGGGACCGACCGGCCCGGGGGCACCGACATCCCCGGGGACGACACGCACACCACCGGTACCGGCCGCCCGAGCACGCCGACGCCGCGGCCCGGGCAGACGACCGAACGGCCCGGTGGTACGCCGCCCGGGACCGGGGGGACCGACTTCTACCCCACCAACACCGGCGGGGGTGGCGGCCAGAACTACTCGAACACTTTCGGCAACGACCCGACGTCCGGGGGGCGCGGGCCGACGAGTGGCAACGCCGGGAGCCGGCTGCTCGACTCCAACGGCCGTCCGATCAGCGGTGCCGGCAGCGGTGGCACCGGCGGGGGGAGCGGTGCCGCGGGGGAGCGCGGGCTCGGCAGCGGGCGCGGCTCCGGCATGGGCGGGCTCGGCAACGCCGCCGCCGCGGAGGCCGCCGCCGCGCGGTCGGCCGGGGGGCGGGGCGGGCAGATGGGGCCGATGGGCCCCGGCGGCCGGCGCGGCGAGGGTGAGGAAGATGATGAACACCAGCGGCCGGACTTCCTGATCGAAGCGGACCCGGACGCGATCTTCGGTACCGACCAGCGGACCAGCCCGCCGGTCATCGGCGAGTAG